In the genome of Phlebotomus papatasi isolate M1 chromosome 2, Ppap_2.1, whole genome shotgun sequence, one region contains:
- the LOC129801959 gene encoding BTB/POZ domain-containing protein 3-like, which yields MSATHWFDSEAPQATKSTQDSPWQATKNSIRERNAYLLASDLMSDVSFVVGQAKVKIPAHRHVLATTSASFYEALYERPNPPPEIEVTDVEEVYFRALLRYMYCDELNINSENSFELLRLSLRFGIRHMETQVVEFIEQSLSTDNVLEVFQQSTVLGCQSLREKCYRIIEWTIREILATDKFVNTSREILGLILQMPRLNCREVEIYRAVMLWIKHQCNDRDLPTDGESKREWLGLDLLHLIRFPTMTAEEFSECATLDGFLTADEISRIFLVIMDKFSGAIEFSHIPRTSVISFETSRSIVILNRFTKWSRGFNRTINYDHHSVLMSVTKPTIVAGFGLLLDQSDVTLDGAILTFAGRDLNLETLENGTHINRIAMKDNFYMVHVLLEQPVLLETHEMYLVKLMNPTNGFQTITGEVREKITFGNAAISFKKPTKSPYVNAIAEILTLS from the exons ATGTCAGCAACACACTGGTTTGATTCTGAAGCCCCTCAAGCCACCAAATCTACCCAGGATAGTCCCTGGCAGGCTACAAAGAACAGCATTCGCGAGCGAAATGCCTATCTCTTGGCTAGTGACCTAATGTCGGACGTTTCATTCGTTGTGGGTCAAGCAAAAGTTAAGATTCCTGCTCATCGACATGTCCTAGCTACGACAAGTGCCTCCTTCTACGAAGCCCTCTACGAGCGCCCTAATCCTCCGCCAGAAATTGAG GTAACTGACGTCGAGGAGGTTTACTTTCGTGCCCTATTGCGCTATATGTATTGCGATGAGCTGAATATAAACTCTGAAAATAGCTTCGAACTTTTGCGTCTGTCCCTACGTTTCGGAATTCGCCACATGGAAACCCAAGTTGTTGAATTCATTGAACAAAGTCTCTCCACAGACAACGTACTAGAAGTATTCCAGCAATCCACAGTTCTAGGTTGTCAATCCCTCAGAGAGAAGTGCTACAGGATCATCGAATGGACAATCAGGGAAATTTTGGCTACTGACAAATTCGTGAACACTTCTAGAGAAATCTTGGGCCTGATCTTGCAAATGCCGAGACTCAATTGCCGAGAAGTTGAAATCTACCGTGCAGTGATGCTTTGGATTAAACATCAGTGCAATGATAGGGATTTACCCACAGATG GCGAATCTAAAAGAGAATGGTTAGGTCTTGATCTTTTGCATCTCATCAGATTCCCAACAATGACAGCTGAAGAGTTTTCAGAGTGTGCAACACTCGATGGCTTTCTAACTGCTGACGAGATATCCCGGATCTTTCTCGTGATTATGGATAAATTCAGCGGAGCCATTGAATTCTCCCATATCCCACGAACATCCGTGATATCTTTCGAAACTTCTCGTAGCATCGTGATCCTCAATCGATTTACAAAATGGTCTCGTGGCTTCAATCGTACCATAAACTATGATCATCACAGTGTCCTTATGAGTGTCACTAAGCCTACAATCGTAGCCGGTTTTGGTCTACTACTTGACCAAAGTGACGTAACTCTGGATGGAGCAATTCTAACATTTGCCGGACGTGATCTTAATTTGGAAACACTCGAAAACGGAACTCATATCAACAGAATTGCCATGAAGGACAATTTCTACATGGTTCATGTGCTCCTGGAGCAACCTGTCCTTCTAGAAACTCACGAAATGTATCTTGTGAAGTTAATGAACCCAACCAATGGATTCCAAACCATCACTGGAGAAGTTAGAGAAAAGATTACTTTTGGCAATGctgcaatttcatttaaaaaaccgACAAAGAGTCCGTATGTCAATGCTATCGCTGAGATTCTCACGTTGAGTTAA